The Dehalobacter sp. 12DCB1 region GACATCACATCAAGGGATGCCGGCCGGATTGGCGGCCAAATTGGCGGTAAAATCGGCGGAAATATGGTTAAAAAGATGATTGAATTTGCCGAAAGTAACATGGCAAATAATAGTGGAAAACTCTAGTACTAATCAAGAGGATGGTTTCGTTTCCATCCTCTTTTTTTAATGATCACATTTCCTCATATTCATTAACCAGATCACTGATTATTTTCGCTACAGGTAGGATTTCAGTTATCTTTTCAATAGATTGTCCTGAAAAAATCAGTCCTTGATCTAAATTACCCTGTTGGGCATTGATCAAGGCCTCCTTTATGCAAAAAGTTGCTGTGCATTTTTTTAAACAACCCTCACATATTTGTGGGGATTTTACTTTCCCCGAAAGGATTTCATCTGTAAATGTGTTTCGAATTGCTCTCCCGGGCAGCCCGACGGGGCTCTGAATGATGACAATATCTTCTGCCGTTGCTCTCAGATAAGCTTCTTTGAGGGACGGCGCTCCATTCGCCTCTTCACTGGCAGCAAAGCGGATCCCCATTTGCACGCCGTTAGCACCAAGTCTAAATGCCTCCTGTAAATCTCCGGCATCCACAATACCTCCTGCCGCAATGACCGGGATAGAAATAGCCTCCTTGATCTCAGGAAGAAGAACTCTCATAGACTGATCTGTTCCGAGATGTCCTCCGGCTTCTTTCCCTTCTACTACGACCGCTGCCG contains the following coding sequences:
- a CDS encoding nitronate monooxygenase, which encodes MKLPVLRVGDLIPKYPIIQGGMAIRISTFRLAAAVANAGGIGIIAATALDETELKGEIRKAREKSKGIIGINIMFAATRFKELVCTALEEGIDLIIQGAGFSRDIFRWCAEAKTPLVPIVSTAKLARISESLGAAAVVVEGKEAGGHLGTDQSMRVLLPEIKEAISIPVIAAGGIVDAGDLQEAFRLGANGVQMGIRFAASEEANGAPSLKEAYLRATAEDIVIIQSPVGLPGRAIRNTFTDEILSGKVKSPQICEGCLKKCTATFCIKEALINAQQGNLDQGLIFSGQSIEKITEILPVAKIISDLVNEYEEM